Proteins encoded by one window of Oreochromis niloticus isolate F11D_XX linkage group LG17, O_niloticus_UMD_NMBU, whole genome shotgun sequence:
- the LOC100698098 gene encoding NXPE family member 3 isoform X1 — protein MGVQNFFVPIRLKTCGCILLVLAVFVLILMVYVTDILETPTSFKFHNKVNNTKIIHPPTISNVAPPVGVWYNFCKLKPLSPKEAFEEDLLLQSIAWPDTPPLQSLSLRKSSDPAHSTFTILGRMGGGQWQIGDKMEVIIKMYDFQGRPKNCGGDVIVARLHNPALGAGVAGKVVDHLNGSYSAVFSLLWEGSAQVEVILVHPSEAVTVLGRLTREQPDRVFFKSQFRSGRVSETTTCNVCLRPSRQPVCNYTELHTGQQWFCYKPEKLSCDARISHSRGGFTQNITAMENKLFQSGVNLKVSIQASGLANITVLQQKKGQISRQPEVSLESGPSGYYYQGVWRALGGTTVWQFNTSSAITQCLRGKVIKMYGDSTIRQWFEYFNGAISGRYMQNLFCTNLIFCTLLIPSVILSGLKEFNLHSPKQTGPFIALDYPNNIFLMYRCHGPPIRFMNVPISEVHYIANELDNVIGGSNTVVVLGIWSHFSTFPIEVYIRRLQSIRSAVVRLLSRAPETLVVIRTANPKALNLYETLTNSDWYSLQRDKVLRAMFKGLNVHLVDAWEMVVAYNLPHSLHPQPPIIKNMINVLLSYICPQKGG, from the exons ATGGGGGTTCAAAACTTTTTTGTCCCGATCCGGCTAAAAACGTGTGGCTGCATCTTACTTGTGCTGGCTGTGTTTGTCCTAATCTTAATGGTATATGTCACGGACATTCTGGAG ACTCCCACAAGTTTCAAGTTTCACAATAAAGTGAACAACACCAAaatcatccatccacccaccatTTCCAATGTTGCTCCACCTGTTGGCGTGTGGTACAACTTCTGCAAGCTAAAACCACTCTCCCCTAAGGAAGCCTTTGAAGAAGACCTCTTGCTACAGTCCATCGCTTGGCCTGACACTCCACCTTTACAATCTCTTTCCCTGAGAAAGTCCAGTGACCCAGCCCACAGCACCTTCACCATTCTCGGAAGGATGGGAGGAGGACAGTGGCAAATAGGGGATAAGATGGAGgttattattaaaatgtatgATTTCCAGGGCCGTCCAAAGAACTGTGGGGGAGACGTCATAGTCGCTCGCCTACACAACCCAGCTCTTGGTGCAGGTGTAGCAGGGAAAGTAGTGGATCATCTCAATGGCTCCTACTCTGCCGTATTCTCTTTACTCTGGGAAGGAAGTGCACAAGTTGAG GTAATACTGGTTCACCCCAGTGAGGCAGTCACAGTGCTGGGCAGACTCACCAGAGAACAGCCAGATAGAGTTTTTTTCAAAAGCCAGTTCCGCTCAGGGAGGGTCAGTGAAACTACCACCTGTAATGTATGTTTGCGTCCATCCCGGCAGCCTGTGTGCAACTACACTGAGCTGCATACAGGTCAGCAGTGGTTCTGCTACAAGCCAGAGAAGCTCAGTTGTGATGCCAGGATCAGTCACTCCAGGGGGGGATTTACACAAAACATCACCGCCATGGAGAACAAGCTGTTTCAAAG TGGTGTCAACTTAAAAGTCTCCATCCAAGCTTCAGGACTTGCCAACATCACTGTACTGCAGCAAAAGAAAG GTCAGATCTCAAGGCAGCCAGAGGTGAGTCTGGAGTCTGGTCCCTCTGGCTATTACTACCAGGGTGTGTGGCGAGCTTTAGGTGGCACCACAGTTTGGCAGTTTAACACTTCCTCAGCCATTACTCAGTGTCTGAGAGGAAAGGTGATTAAAATGTACGGAGACTCCACCATCAGGCAGTGGTTTGAATACTTTAATGGAGCAATATCAGGTAGATACATGcaaaaccttttttgcaccaatTTGATTTTCTGTACTTTACTTATTCCTTCTGTAATACTTTCAGGTCTCAAGGAGTTTAACCTACATAGCCCTAAGCAAACTGGACCTTTTATTGCCCTGGACTACCCAAATaacatcttcctgatgtaccgTTGCCATGGTCCTCCTATCCGGTTTATGAATGTCCCTATCAGCGAGGTGCATTATATTGCCAATGAGCTAGACAATGTGATTGGAGGCAGCAACACAGTTGTAGTTCTTGGCATTTGGTCACACTTCAGCACTTTCCCCATTGAAGTCTACATCCGACGGCTGCAGAGCATCCGCAGTGCAGTGGTGCGCCTGTTGTCCAGGGCTCCAGAAACACTGGTTGTCATTAGGACTGCAAATCCCAAAGCTTTGAACCTCTATGAGACACTTACTAATAGTGACTGGTACTCACTGCAGAGGGACAAGGTGCTCAGGGCCATGTTCAAAGGATTGAATGTCCATCTGGTGGATGCCTGGGAGATGGTTGTGGCCTACAACCTGCCACACAGCCTCCACCCACAACCTCCCATTATCAAGAACATGATTAATGTTCTCTTGTCCTATATATGCCCTCAAAAGGGTGgctag
- the LOC100698098 gene encoding NXPE family member 3 isoform X2 — MGVQNFFVPIRLKTCGCILLVLAVFVLILMVYVTDILETPTSFKFHNKVNNTKIIHPPTISNVAPPVGVWYNFCKLKPLSPKEAFEEDLLLQSIAWPDTPPLQSLSLRKSSDPAHSTFTILGRMGGGQWQIGDKMEVIIKMYDFQGRPKNCGGDVIVARLHNPALGAGVAGKVVDHLNGSYSAVFSLLWEGSAQVEVILVHPSEAVTVLGRLTREQPDRVFFKSQFRSGRVSETTTCNVCLRPSRQPVCNYTELHTGQQWFCYKPEKLSCDARISHSRGGFTQNITAMENKLFQSGVNLKVSIQASGLANITVLQQKKGQISRQPEVSLESGPSGYYYQGVWRALGGTTVWQFNTSSAITQCLRGKVIKMYGDSTIRQWFEYFNGAISGLKEFNLHSPKQTGPFIALDYPNNIFLMYRCHGPPIRFMNVPISEVHYIANELDNVIGGSNTVVVLGIWSHFSTFPIEVYIRRLQSIRSAVVRLLSRAPETLVVIRTANPKALNLYETLTNSDWYSLQRDKVLRAMFKGLNVHLVDAWEMVVAYNLPHSLHPQPPIIKNMINVLLSYICPQKGG, encoded by the exons ATGGGGGTTCAAAACTTTTTTGTCCCGATCCGGCTAAAAACGTGTGGCTGCATCTTACTTGTGCTGGCTGTGTTTGTCCTAATCTTAATGGTATATGTCACGGACATTCTGGAG ACTCCCACAAGTTTCAAGTTTCACAATAAAGTGAACAACACCAAaatcatccatccacccaccatTTCCAATGTTGCTCCACCTGTTGGCGTGTGGTACAACTTCTGCAAGCTAAAACCACTCTCCCCTAAGGAAGCCTTTGAAGAAGACCTCTTGCTACAGTCCATCGCTTGGCCTGACACTCCACCTTTACAATCTCTTTCCCTGAGAAAGTCCAGTGACCCAGCCCACAGCACCTTCACCATTCTCGGAAGGATGGGAGGAGGACAGTGGCAAATAGGGGATAAGATGGAGgttattattaaaatgtatgATTTCCAGGGCCGTCCAAAGAACTGTGGGGGAGACGTCATAGTCGCTCGCCTACACAACCCAGCTCTTGGTGCAGGTGTAGCAGGGAAAGTAGTGGATCATCTCAATGGCTCCTACTCTGCCGTATTCTCTTTACTCTGGGAAGGAAGTGCACAAGTTGAG GTAATACTGGTTCACCCCAGTGAGGCAGTCACAGTGCTGGGCAGACTCACCAGAGAACAGCCAGATAGAGTTTTTTTCAAAAGCCAGTTCCGCTCAGGGAGGGTCAGTGAAACTACCACCTGTAATGTATGTTTGCGTCCATCCCGGCAGCCTGTGTGCAACTACACTGAGCTGCATACAGGTCAGCAGTGGTTCTGCTACAAGCCAGAGAAGCTCAGTTGTGATGCCAGGATCAGTCACTCCAGGGGGGGATTTACACAAAACATCACCGCCATGGAGAACAAGCTGTTTCAAAG TGGTGTCAACTTAAAAGTCTCCATCCAAGCTTCAGGACTTGCCAACATCACTGTACTGCAGCAAAAGAAAG GTCAGATCTCAAGGCAGCCAGAGGTGAGTCTGGAGTCTGGTCCCTCTGGCTATTACTACCAGGGTGTGTGGCGAGCTTTAGGTGGCACCACAGTTTGGCAGTTTAACACTTCCTCAGCCATTACTCAGTGTCTGAGAGGAAAGGTGATTAAAATGTACGGAGACTCCACCATCAGGCAGTGGTTTGAATACTTTAATGGAGCAATATCAG GTCTCAAGGAGTTTAACCTACATAGCCCTAAGCAAACTGGACCTTTTATTGCCCTGGACTACCCAAATaacatcttcctgatgtaccgTTGCCATGGTCCTCCTATCCGGTTTATGAATGTCCCTATCAGCGAGGTGCATTATATTGCCAATGAGCTAGACAATGTGATTGGAGGCAGCAACACAGTTGTAGTTCTTGGCATTTGGTCACACTTCAGCACTTTCCCCATTGAAGTCTACATCCGACGGCTGCAGAGCATCCGCAGTGCAGTGGTGCGCCTGTTGTCCAGGGCTCCAGAAACACTGGTTGTCATTAGGACTGCAAATCCCAAAGCTTTGAACCTCTATGAGACACTTACTAATAGTGACTGGTACTCACTGCAGAGGGACAAGGTGCTCAGGGCCATGTTCAAAGGATTGAATGTCCATCTGGTGGATGCCTGGGAGATGGTTGTGGCCTACAACCTGCCACACAGCCTCCACCCACAACCTCCCATTATCAAGAACATGATTAATGTTCTCTTGTCCTATATATGCCCTCAAAAGGGTGgctag
- the LOC100698098 gene encoding NXPE family member 3 isoform X3: MVYVTDILEGRPKNCGGDVIVARLHNPALGAGVAGKVVDHLNGSYSAVFSLLWEGSAQVEVILVHPSEAVTVLGRLTREQPDRVFFKSQFRSGRVSETTTCNVCLRPSRQPVCNYTELHTGQQWFCYKPEKLSCDARISHSRGGFTQNITAMENKLFQSGVNLKVSIQASGLANITVLQQKKGQISRQPEVSLESGPSGYYYQGVWRALGGTTVWQFNTSSAITQCLRGKVIKMYGDSTIRQWFEYFNGAISGRYMQNLFCTNLIFCTLLIPSVILSGLKEFNLHSPKQTGPFIALDYPNNIFLMYRCHGPPIRFMNVPISEVHYIANELDNVIGGSNTVVVLGIWSHFSTFPIEVYIRRLQSIRSAVVRLLSRAPETLVVIRTANPKALNLYETLTNSDWYSLQRDKVLRAMFKGLNVHLVDAWEMVVAYNLPHSLHPQPPIIKNMINVLLSYICPQKGG, translated from the exons ATGGTATATGTCACGGACATTCTGGAG GGCCGTCCAAAGAACTGTGGGGGAGACGTCATAGTCGCTCGCCTACACAACCCAGCTCTTGGTGCAGGTGTAGCAGGGAAAGTAGTGGATCATCTCAATGGCTCCTACTCTGCCGTATTCTCTTTACTCTGGGAAGGAAGTGCACAAGTTGAG GTAATACTGGTTCACCCCAGTGAGGCAGTCACAGTGCTGGGCAGACTCACCAGAGAACAGCCAGATAGAGTTTTTTTCAAAAGCCAGTTCCGCTCAGGGAGGGTCAGTGAAACTACCACCTGTAATGTATGTTTGCGTCCATCCCGGCAGCCTGTGTGCAACTACACTGAGCTGCATACAGGTCAGCAGTGGTTCTGCTACAAGCCAGAGAAGCTCAGTTGTGATGCCAGGATCAGTCACTCCAGGGGGGGATTTACACAAAACATCACCGCCATGGAGAACAAGCTGTTTCAAAG TGGTGTCAACTTAAAAGTCTCCATCCAAGCTTCAGGACTTGCCAACATCACTGTACTGCAGCAAAAGAAAG GTCAGATCTCAAGGCAGCCAGAGGTGAGTCTGGAGTCTGGTCCCTCTGGCTATTACTACCAGGGTGTGTGGCGAGCTTTAGGTGGCACCACAGTTTGGCAGTTTAACACTTCCTCAGCCATTACTCAGTGTCTGAGAGGAAAGGTGATTAAAATGTACGGAGACTCCACCATCAGGCAGTGGTTTGAATACTTTAATGGAGCAATATCAGGTAGATACATGcaaaaccttttttgcaccaatTTGATTTTCTGTACTTTACTTATTCCTTCTGTAATACTTTCAGGTCTCAAGGAGTTTAACCTACATAGCCCTAAGCAAACTGGACCTTTTATTGCCCTGGACTACCCAAATaacatcttcctgatgtaccgTTGCCATGGTCCTCCTATCCGGTTTATGAATGTCCCTATCAGCGAGGTGCATTATATTGCCAATGAGCTAGACAATGTGATTGGAGGCAGCAACACAGTTGTAGTTCTTGGCATTTGGTCACACTTCAGCACTTTCCCCATTGAAGTCTACATCCGACGGCTGCAGAGCATCCGCAGTGCAGTGGTGCGCCTGTTGTCCAGGGCTCCAGAAACACTGGTTGTCATTAGGACTGCAAATCCCAAAGCTTTGAACCTCTATGAGACACTTACTAATAGTGACTGGTACTCACTGCAGAGGGACAAGGTGCTCAGGGCCATGTTCAAAGGATTGAATGTCCATCTGGTGGATGCCTGGGAGATGGTTGTGGCCTACAACCTGCCACACAGCCTCCACCCACAACCTCCCATTATCAAGAACATGATTAATGTTCTCTTGTCCTATATATGCCCTCAAAAGGGTGgctag